The Nitrososphaerota archaeon genome has a segment encoding these proteins:
- a CDS encoding type II toxin-antitoxin system PemK/MazF family toxin: MAQERGGYLEPLPKGEQREVISQRDIVLLSFPFSDLQSSKIRPAIVLSNDKYNKSSEDFVAVPLTSNLKIRDYAILLTSKELESGKLIVNSKVKVDRIFSVSQKLVRMKIGRVKAEIYGKITNLLFELIRSV, from the coding sequence GTGGCTCAGGAAAGAGGAGGATATTTGGAACCGCTACCTAAAGGAGAACAAAGAGAAGTGATATCTCAGCGGGATATTGTGCTACTTTCCTTCCCGTTCTCTGATCTGCAAAGCTCAAAGATAAGACCTGCTATCGTCTTGTCAAATGACAAATACAACAAAAGTTCAGAAGATTTTGTTGCTGTTCCTTTGACTTCAAACCTGAAGATCAGAGACTATGCTATTCTGCTTACCAGCAAAGAACTGGAGAGCGGAAAACTGATCGTCAATAGCAAGGTGAAGGTAGACAGGATATTCAGCGTGAGCCAGAAACTCGTCAGGATGAAAATTGGTCGTGTAAAAGCCGAAATTTACGGAAAGATAACGAATCTGCTCTTCGAACTTATTCGAAGCGTATGA
- a CDS encoding metal ABC transporter permease produces the protein MIESFSLSVILSMFIGLSAGYIGSLIVLKRMALVGDALSHVALPGLALGILFNFNPFLGAFAFLFVSAVLTWYIERTAKLPAESIVGVLFVTALAIGILTIPEEGLLEALFGDISKITTVGAVLTILTSVAVMYIMKITYNKLVLAVISEELAVSKGINVTLVNLVYLLLVSIVVAIGVSVVGTLLIGALVVIPAVAAKIISPNLSRYAFLSSIFGLVSATAGVISASYTNLPAGPLAIFSGLTLFLGCLAAKKFVLK, from the coding sequence ATGATCGAATCTTTCTCGCTAAGTGTAATCCTGTCAATGTTCATTGGCCTCTCTGCAGGTTACATAGGTTCATTGATAGTTCTCAAGAGGATGGCACTAGTTGGAGATGCACTTTCACATGTTGCATTGCCTGGACTTGCTCTAGGCATTTTGTTCAACTTTAATCCATTCCTTGGAGCGTTTGCCTTCCTTTTTGTATCTGCTGTATTGACATGGTATATAGAAAGAACCGCAAAACTACCTGCGGAATCCATAGTCGGTGTGCTCTTTGTTACTGCACTTGCAATTGGTATATTGACGATACCTGAGGAGGGTTTGCTGGAGGCTTTATTCGGAGATATATCTAAAATCACAACGGTTGGGGCAGTTCTGACAATATTGACATCAGTTGCTGTCATGTACATAATGAAAATAACTTACAACAAATTGGTTCTGGCAGTGATTTCTGAAGAGCTGGCAGTCTCAAAAGGAATAAATGTTACATTGGTAAACCTTGTATATCTTCTCTTGGTTTCTATAGTCGTCGCGATCGGAGTCAGTGTTGTAGGAACATTGTTGATTGGTGCACTTGTAGTCATACCTGCGGTTGCGGCTAAGATCATAAGCCCAAACCTCTCCAGATATGCTTTCTTGAGCAGTATCTTTGGACTCGTAAGTGCTACAGCAGGCGTCATATCAGCAAGTTATACCAATCTACCAGCAGGACCGTTGGCTATTTTTTCTGGTTTGACGCTATTTCTTGGATGCTTGGCGGCAAAGAAATTTGTACTGAAGTAA
- a CDS encoding metal ABC transporter ATP-binding protein — protein sequence MTETWRTLRRRLFLSRLHIYPKLRSVNLVRSSKSSTELTSSESILSASNLTVRVQQITILEDVSFKVGKGTTLAIVGPNGAGKTTLFKALLGLIPYTGEIKISDNVRIGYVPQQFSIPDVPITVSEFLSLKSKTDLEESLHSVGLDAKITLQKKMNVLSGGEMQRILIAWAIVDKPDVLLFDEPTTSVDIGSEEMIYETLNKLEKKLGMTILLISHDIHVVMHYSDYVLALNTNVIFYGDSKRLSDPLLLRKVFGTEVVLAKHEH from the coding sequence TTGACCGAAACGTGGAGAACATTAAGGCGCAGATTATTCTTATCTCGATTGCACATCTATCCAAAATTGAGGAGTGTTAACTTGGTACGATCAAGCAAATCTTCCACAGAATTAACTAGTTCGGAGTCCATTCTCTCTGCATCTAATCTTACTGTAAGAGTTCAGCAAATAACCATCCTTGAAGATGTCAGTTTTAAAGTTGGGAAGGGAACTACTCTTGCGATAGTTGGTCCTAATGGAGCAGGAAAGACGACTTTATTCAAAGCTCTCCTTGGTTTGATACCATACACAGGAGAAATCAAAATAAGTGATAATGTGCGAATAGGCTATGTACCTCAGCAGTTCTCCATACCCGATGTACCGATAACTGTAAGCGAATTTCTATCGCTCAAGAGCAAGACAGATCTTGAAGAATCTTTGCATTCCGTAGGGCTTGATGCTAAAATCACACTCCAGAAGAAAATGAATGTACTTTCTGGTGGAGAGATGCAGAGGATCTTGATAGCATGGGCGATCGTTGACAAACCTGACGTACTCCTGTTTGATGAGCCGACAACCAGTGTGGACATAGGTAGCGAGGAGATGATTTACGAAACGCTGAACAAACTCGAAAAAAAACTTGGGATGACTATACTGCTAATCTCCCACGATATACATGTTGTAATGCATTATTCCGACTATGTCTTAGCGTTGAACACGAATGTCATTTTTTACGGCGATTCCAAGAGACTTTCAGACCCATTGTTGCTCAGGAAGGTCTTCGGTACGGAAGTCGTGCTTGCGAAGCATGAACACTAG
- a CDS encoding MFS transporter, with amino-acid sequence MKNNIRFHEAQITIGVVSFAYLIGSALLSIPLGNLSDRLGRKPFAILGCVVAGIGLLSLPITSLLGSSNAVLIGVSAILLVVGLGHATYTASTNAYVGDIVSTGNLGSAYGILQFARYSSFSFGPAMGGIVATFLGRESTFYISAVLLLGAGFTAAISMSDLRKIPIISTLREAGISKNPMQKSIMAMNDIGIHNHHYDGGDFKTFWRALNTSVIGTALITTFFMAVGVQAFRTFVPSFGSMIGTADLIIGLLISIQATSSILVAIPMGRFADLTGRRMSLLVAGLMVAAFSLGLLFVVPETSFLIVWSLVFGMAIAMTRVSQAIMIAEKTTIGNRGATMGTNHALEHMGYGFGALMGGFLISIFGFVSAFRAFTFLLIVVAFVFYFFARWKNIK; translated from the coding sequence ATCAAAAATAACATAAGATTCCACGAAGCACAAATTACTATTGGCGTGGTATCTTTTGCCTATCTAATAGGATCGGCCTTGTTATCTATACCGCTTGGGAATCTCTCGGATAGGTTAGGAAGAAAACCTTTTGCCATACTTGGCTGTGTAGTTGCAGGAATTGGACTATTATCACTTCCTATTACGAGTTTGTTAGGTAGTTCTAATGCTGTGTTGATAGGAGTTTCCGCCATCCTTCTTGTGGTTGGTTTGGGTCATGCAACGTATACGGCAAGCACAAATGCATACGTTGGAGACATCGTATCGACCGGAAATTTAGGGAGTGCGTATGGCATTCTCCAATTTGCAAGATATTCATCATTTTCATTCGGTCCGGCTATGGGTGGCATAGTAGCAACTTTCTTAGGTAGAGAATCCACTTTCTATATTTCAGCAGTTCTCCTACTTGGGGCGGGATTCACGGCTGCAATATCTATGTCTGATTTAAGAAAGATACCCATCATATCTACATTACGTGAAGCAGGAATTTCTAAGAATCCCATGCAGAAATCGATTATGGCCATGAATGATATTGGCATACACAACCATCATTACGACGGGGGTGACTTCAAGACTTTTTGGCGAGCGTTGAATACTTCGGTTATTGGTACTGCACTTATTACAACATTCTTTATGGCAGTGGGCGTTCAAGCATTCAGAACCTTTGTCCCAAGCTTTGGCTCTATGATAGGTACCGCTGATCTTATTATCGGTCTGCTCATTTCGATACAAGCCACTTCAAGTATTCTCGTAGCAATTCCCATGGGAAGGTTTGCCGATTTAACCGGCAGGAGGATGTCTTTACTTGTTGCAGGGCTTATGGTAGCCGCTTTTTCGCTGGGACTTTTATTTGTAGTACCTGAAACGTCCTTTCTGATAGTTTGGTCGTTGGTTTTTGGTATGGCAATTGCGATGACAAGAGTTTCTCAAGCAATAATGATAGCCGAGAAGACCACAATTGGCAATCGAGGCGCTACGATGGGAACTAATCATGCTCTTGAACACATGGGATATGGTTTTGGTGCACTGATGGGAGGATTTTTGATATCAATCTTCGGCTTTGTTTCGGCCTTTAGAGCTTTTACATTTTTGCTTATCGTAGTAGCTTTTGTGTTCTATTTCTTTGCAAGATGGAAGAACATAAAGTGA
- a CDS encoding nickel-responsive regulator 1: MPIVSISLNNRMLQEMEEVQEDLSFAGRSELVRASIRMLVADKKARDELKGYVSCVLVVTHDEGLEGPVTKIKHNFDSVVKSHLHYKLGEKKCLELMVLDGDASEVKEIVRQFQTSGSMDNVKLILP; the protein is encoded by the coding sequence ATGCCAATAGTAAGCATATCATTGAACAACAGAATGCTTCAGGAGATGGAAGAGGTCCAAGAAGATCTGAGTTTTGCAGGACGATCTGAGTTGGTAAGAGCTAGCATAAGAATGCTAGTAGCTGACAAAAAAGCAAGAGACGAACTAAAGGGGTACGTAAGTTGTGTTTTGGTGGTTACGCACGATGAAGGATTGGAGGGTCCAGTTACCAAAATAAAGCATAATTTCGACTCAGTCGTTAAATCTCATTTACATTATAAACTCGGAGAGAAAAAATGCTTAGAGCTAATGGTTCTTGATGGAGATGCCTCAGAGGTAAAAGAAATCGTAAGGCAGTTTCAGACAAGTGGCAGTATGGATAACGTCAAACTGATTCTTCCATAG
- a CDS encoding formate--tetrahydrofolate ligase, whose protein sequence is MKSSIEIAQESRINPIRYISSMLGIDNFVELYGDYMAKISLDLLKKTSKKNNAKIILVTAITPTRVGEGKTVTAIGLSQALWKIGKKNIVCLRQPSLGPTFGIKGGGAGGSRSQLQPMQEINLHFTGDFHAITSANNLLAAILDNHVFHGNELKIDLNKVSWRRSLDMDDRALRRVIIGTDSTKREESFQITAASEVMAVLCMAQNFDDLKGRLARLVVAYTNDGRPITASDLMAHGAMALLLKDAIKPNLVQTLENTPALVHGGPFGNVAHGAPTVISIKMASKLTDYVIVETGFGSDLGAEKFLHIVCPETGIIPSVAIIVVSIRALKMHGGMLKEDLTRENVETVEKGIVNLEKHIQNMEQFGIPVVVALNKMPADTRAEVKVVEEFCKKRKTQFAESDVFEQGGKGGVELARTVISTIGKEEHFTPLYKRNEGIKLKVHKIAKSVYGAGEVVYTEVAENAIERIESLGFGGLPVCFAKTQFSLSDDPKKVGRPEGFTLTVTNATVSAGAGFTVVYAGEIMTMLGLPKSPAAEKMDIDAEGRIYGLF, encoded by the coding sequence TTGAAAAGTTCTATAGAGATAGCACAGGAATCGAGAATCAACCCTATTCGCTACATATCATCCATGTTGGGCATAGATAATTTCGTAGAACTCTACGGCGATTATATGGCAAAGATTTCCCTAGACCTTTTAAAGAAAACTTCGAAAAAGAATAATGCAAAAATCATACTTGTCACTGCTATTACTCCGACTCGAGTAGGAGAAGGGAAGACGGTTACAGCCATAGGACTCTCCCAAGCATTGTGGAAGATTGGGAAGAAGAATATAGTCTGCCTAAGGCAACCTTCTCTAGGCCCTACATTCGGCATAAAGGGCGGCGGTGCTGGAGGCAGTCGTAGCCAACTGCAACCCATGCAGGAGATTAACCTGCATTTTACAGGTGATTTCCACGCGATAACATCTGCGAACAACTTGCTTGCTGCGATACTAGACAACCACGTTTTTCACGGCAACGAATTGAAAATTGATCTAAACAAAGTATCATGGAGAAGGTCTCTTGATATGGACGACAGAGCTTTAAGGAGAGTGATTATTGGAACTGACTCTACTAAAAGAGAGGAATCTTTCCAAATAACAGCGGCCTCAGAAGTCATGGCAGTTTTGTGCATGGCACAGAACTTCGATGATCTCAAGGGTAGATTGGCAAGGCTGGTAGTTGCTTACACAAACGATGGAAGACCTATAACTGCGTCTGACCTGATGGCCCATGGAGCCATGGCCCTGCTACTGAAAGACGCTATCAAGCCAAATCTGGTTCAGACACTCGAAAATACTCCAGCCTTGGTTCACGGTGGACCTTTTGGAAATGTAGCTCATGGAGCTCCAACTGTAATTTCAATAAAGATGGCGTCAAAACTAACCGATTATGTCATTGTTGAAACTGGATTCGGTTCTGACCTCGGAGCTGAAAAATTTCTTCATATTGTCTGCCCTGAGACTGGAATTATACCTAGCGTAGCAATAATAGTAGTTTCGATAAGAGCTTTGAAGATGCATGGAGGGATGTTAAAGGAAGATTTGACTAGAGAAAATGTTGAGACCGTTGAAAAAGGGATAGTGAATTTGGAGAAACACATTCAAAACATGGAGCAGTTCGGGATTCCTGTCGTAGTAGCATTAAACAAGATGCCTGCTGACACGCGTGCAGAAGTAAAAGTAGTCGAGGAGTTCTGCAAGAAGAGAAAAACCCAATTCGCAGAATCAGATGTCTTTGAACAAGGAGGGAAAGGCGGCGTAGAACTCGCCAGAACCGTCATTTCTACGATAGGTAAGGAAGAACATTTCACTCCTCTTTACAAAAGAAACGAAGGTATCAAATTGAAAGTGCACAAAATAGCCAAATCGGTTTATGGAGCCGGCGAGGTTGTTTACACAGAGGTTGCTGAAAATGCTATAGAAAGAATAGAATCGCTTGGATTTGGAGGTTTGCCTGTCTGCTTTGCAAAGACCCAGTTCTCTCTTTCCGACGATCCAAAAAAAGTTGGAAGGCCTGAAGGATTTACACTAACAGTCACAAATGCGACAGTTTCTGCTGGCGCTGGTTTCACTGTTGTCTATGCTGGAGAAATAATGACAATGCTTGGTCTTCCAAAGTCGCCTGCAGCAGAAAAGATGGATATAGATGCTGAAGGCAGGATTTACGGCCTTTTCTAG
- a CDS encoding bifunctional methylenetetrahydrofolate dehydrogenase/methenyltetrahydrofolate cyclohydrolase (catalyzes the formation of 5,10-methenyltetrahydrofolate from 5,10-methylenetetrahydrofolate and subsequent formation of 10-formyltetrahydrofolate from 5,10-methenyltetrahydrofolate): MLKAGFTAFSSESMAILLSGKELASKIKSEASIKVAELKKIGIIPNLALILVGDDPDSKKYVELKAKQCMEIGATASIHQFNAEVSASALKPYIKKLNNDKSIHGILIQFPIPKRLDDVIDSISAEKDIDGLTSTSLGRIIQGKEGYAPAGAEAIIEILGNYGIGIKNKHTVIIGASNILGKPLACILVNNGADVNLVPYYRNMAKHTKSADIVIVDVGRAKCLTRNMLSRNSVVVDAGNNYINGKLVGDVDIENVKEIAYAITPVPGGVGPMLVAVLVRNLVKAAMKRTN; this comes from the coding sequence ATGCTGAAGGCAGGATTTACGGCCTTTTCTAGTGAGAGTATGGCAATTCTGCTGAGCGGGAAAGAACTTGCGTCCAAAATAAAGAGCGAAGCGTCTATCAAAGTTGCAGAGCTGAAGAAAATTGGAATTATACCTAATTTGGCACTTATATTGGTTGGAGATGACCCTGACTCGAAAAAATACGTCGAGCTCAAGGCCAAGCAGTGCATGGAAATCGGCGCAACAGCAAGTATACATCAATTTAATGCCGAAGTTTCCGCTTCTGCACTAAAACCATACATAAAGAAACTCAATAACGACAAGAGCATTCACGGAATACTCATCCAATTTCCAATTCCGAAGAGGCTTGACGATGTTATCGATTCAATAAGTGCTGAAAAAGACATTGATGGTTTAACATCGACAAGTTTGGGCAGAATCATACAGGGAAAAGAAGGTTACGCACCTGCAGGGGCGGAAGCCATAATTGAGATTCTCGGTAATTACGGAATAGGTATTAAGAACAAACACACAGTGATCATAGGGGCAAGCAATATTCTCGGCAAACCTCTAGCATGTATTCTTGTTAACAATGGAGCAGATGTCAATTTAGTACCATATTATCGTAACATGGCCAAACATACTAAATCTGCCGATATTGTTATAGTTGATGTTGGCAGAGCAAAATGCCTTACAAGAAACATGCTGTCTAGAAACTCCGTCGTGGTAGATGCTGGAAACAACTACATCAATGGAAAGTTAGTTGGAGATGTAGATATTGAGAATGTAAAAGAAATAGCCTATGCCATAACCCCAGTGCCTGGAGGCGTCGGACCCATGCTCGTGGCCGTTCTGGTAAGGAACCTTGTGAAAGCTGCAATGAAAAGAACAAATTAG
- a CDS encoding acyl-CoA dehydrogenase, giving the protein MVSVNFTDEQNTLRQLVREFLESEILPTVEYYDKTEQFPISNIEKIAKQQLMGINIPREYGGAGYSEIEYGILIEEFGRICSAHGTIVGAHLGLACTPIRLFGTEDQKLKYLPSMSRGEKLGAFALTEPAAGSDAANIRTTAEKSGDEFILNGNKIFCTNGDKADVIIVFAANNRALGPAGGITAFIVEKGFAGFSIGKVERKMGIRASTTAELVFENCRVPKENTLGQLGAGFRVALITLDGGRIGLAAGALGAAEKTLETTISFVRQEAFGSSLAEKQSVQWMIADSAMEIHAARLVVYNSLLELDKYFKIIAKGEKVPKDFRERISRNSAIAKTYVSEIASKIIDKAMDIHGELGLVEGYGLERAYRDSFIAEIYEGTNEIQRMVIARDILGISGP; this is encoded by the coding sequence ATGGTTTCAGTGAATTTTACAGACGAGCAGAATACGCTAAGGCAATTAGTAAGAGAGTTTCTTGAGAGCGAAATTCTACCCACGGTTGAATACTACGACAAAACTGAGCAGTTTCCTATCTCAAACATAGAGAAGATTGCCAAGCAACAACTAATGGGCATCAATATACCAAGAGAATATGGTGGCGCTGGTTACAGTGAAATTGAATACGGGATTCTAATTGAAGAATTTGGGAGAATATGTTCTGCTCATGGCACTATAGTCGGTGCCCATCTGGGCTTGGCTTGTACGCCAATACGGCTTTTTGGAACAGAAGATCAGAAGTTGAAATATCTTCCTTCAATGAGCAGGGGAGAAAAACTTGGAGCGTTTGCACTCACCGAGCCTGCTGCCGGAAGTGATGCTGCAAACATTCGGACAACAGCAGAGAAAAGTGGCGACGAGTTCATCCTTAATGGCAACAAGATATTCTGCACAAATGGCGACAAAGCCGATGTTATAATAGTATTTGCTGCGAACAATAGAGCTTTAGGGCCTGCAGGCGGAATAACGGCATTCATCGTAGAGAAGGGCTTCGCCGGTTTCTCAATTGGTAAGGTAGAGAGGAAGATGGGCATCAGAGCATCTACCACTGCCGAGCTGGTCTTTGAAAACTGCAGGGTTCCCAAAGAAAACACACTCGGGCAACTTGGCGCTGGTTTCAGAGTTGCACTAATAACGCTTGATGGAGGTAGAATCGGACTCGCAGCTGGTGCTCTTGGAGCTGCAGAAAAGACACTCGAAACTACCATTAGTTTCGTTAGACAGGAAGCTTTTGGGAGTTCACTCGCTGAGAAACAAAGCGTCCAGTGGATGATTGCTGATTCAGCGATGGAGATTCACGCTGCTAGACTGGTCGTTTATAACTCGCTCTTGGAACTCGACAAATATTTCAAGATCATAGCTAAAGGCGAAAAAGTTCCTAAAGACTTCAGAGAGAGAATTTCAAGGAATTCCGCCATTGCAAAAACATATGTATCAGAGATCGCTTCTAAAATTATAGACAAAGCAATGGACATTCATGGCGAGCTCGGATTAGTTGAAGGGTACGGTCTTGAAAGGGCATATAGAGATTCTTTCATCGCAGAAATCTACGAAGGAACTAACGAAATACAAAGAATGGTAATAGCTAGAGACATTCTTGGAATTAGTGGACCCTAA
- a CDS encoding NAD(P)/FAD-dependent oxidoreductase — MDLNYDVIIIGAGHNGLVCANYLAQKKLRILVLEKRGVIGGACVTEELWPGTKVSSAAYVCSLMDKEIINGLNLQKHGFRFLIREPPSFTPFLNGKYLFLHNDLGKSEKEIARFSKKDAGNYSSYESSVTKLAEMVEPLLKQTPPKSMYDMLKFGLKNRKLFNGLIKLIDFASLSAKDFLDRWFESEELKATLATDGIIGSFASPSTPGTAYVLLHHVMGNIAGRGKWGYVEGGMGSVTNALAKSAEELGVRIKTNSVVEKILVENGKAIGVITEDGQTYRAKRIVSNAEPKLTFLNLVGQEHIPEDFLQKVRQYKSGAASFKINFLLRDLPNFDVYPTKNGLGPQHMGTIHMCEDFEYMERAFDDAKYGRTSDNPVVEMCIPSSIDKTLAPAGMYVASCFVQYTPYKLIDNNWEQEKGKFIQRVISTIKKYAPNIEDIITNSHGLSPVDLETEYSLTGGNIFHGDMTLNQLFLFRFSYATPIKNLYMCGSGTHPGGGVTGLPGYNAAREILND, encoded by the coding sequence ATGGATTTGAATTATGATGTAATTATCATAGGTGCTGGTCATAATGGTCTAGTCTGTGCCAACTATCTGGCTCAAAAGAAACTTAGGATTCTTGTCCTTGAGAAGAGAGGTGTTATTGGAGGGGCGTGTGTCACAGAAGAGTTATGGCCAGGAACCAAGGTTTCAAGCGCGGCTTATGTTTGTTCCCTCATGGACAAAGAGATCATCAATGGTTTGAACTTGCAGAAACATGGTTTCAGGTTTCTTATCAGAGAGCCCCCTTCGTTCACGCCGTTCCTGAACGGAAAATATCTATTCCTGCACAACGATTTGGGGAAGAGTGAGAAAGAGATTGCGAGGTTCTCAAAAAAAGATGCAGGAAACTACAGCAGTTATGAAAGTTCGGTAACCAAACTTGCGGAGATGGTTGAACCTCTTTTGAAGCAGACTCCTCCAAAGAGTATGTATGACATGCTAAAGTTCGGTTTGAAGAATCGGAAGTTGTTTAATGGTTTGATAAAATTGATAGATTTTGCATCACTCTCGGCAAAGGACTTCCTCGACAGGTGGTTTGAATCGGAAGAACTGAAAGCAACCTTGGCAACTGATGGCATAATAGGTTCCTTTGCGTCTCCTTCGACTCCCGGGACTGCGTATGTTCTATTGCATCACGTTATGGGGAACATTGCGGGGAGAGGTAAGTGGGGTTACGTTGAGGGAGGCATGGGCTCTGTAACAAATGCACTCGCAAAGAGTGCGGAAGAATTAGGCGTTAGAATAAAGACCAATTCAGTAGTGGAAAAAATTCTGGTTGAAAATGGCAAAGCTATAGGCGTGATTACAGAAGATGGTCAGACGTATAGGGCAAAGAGGATAGTTTCAAACGCAGAACCGAAACTTACCTTCCTGAACCTTGTCGGACAAGAGCATATCCCAGAAGATTTTCTTCAGAAAGTCAGACAATATAAAAGCGGAGCGGCGTCATTCAAGATAAACTTCCTGCTCAGAGACCTTCCTAATTTTGATGTCTATCCGACAAAAAATGGTCTAGGGCCTCAACATATGGGTACTATCCACATGTGTGAAGACTTTGAATATATGGAGAGGGCTTTCGACGACGCGAAGTATGGAAGAACTTCAGATAACCCCGTAGTTGAAATGTGTATACCGAGTTCTATTGATAAGACTTTGGCTCCTGCAGGAATGTATGTAGCGAGCTGCTTTGTCCAATATACACCTTACAAGTTAATTGACAATAATTGGGAGCAAGAAAAAGGCAAGTTCATTCAAAGAGTGATTTCAACGATAAAGAAGTATGCGCCGAACATTGAAGATATCATTACCAATAGTCACGGACTCTCTCCCGTTGATCTTGAAACAGAATACTCGCTTACAGGAGGCAATATCTTTCATGGAGACATGACGCTGAATCAGTTGTTTCTGTTCAGGTTCAGTTATGCAACTCCTATAAAGAACCTCTACATGTGTGGTTCAGGAACTCATCCGGGTGGGGGTGTGACTGGCCTGCCTGGATATAATGCTGCAAGAGAAATCCTTAATGATTAG